The Deinococcus hopiensis KR-140 sequence CTCCCCTCTTATCTTTACTCGCTGAACTCGAACTCCGCGTACTCCTCCACCGGCGGGCACGAGCACACAAAGTTCCTGTCCCCGTACACGTTGTCCACCCGGTTCACCGCAGGCCAATACTTCCACGACTTCTGGGCACGGGTGGGGAAGGCCGCCGTCTCGCGGCTGTAGGCCCGGTTCCACTCGCCTCCCATCAGGTCATCTTGCGTGTGCGGCGCGTGCCGGAGTGGGCTGTCCTCGGCCTTCAGGAGTCCGTCCTGCACCTCCTGAATCTCGCGGCGGATGTGCAGCATGGCGTCGATAAAGCGGTCCAGCTCCTCCTTCGGCTCGCTTTCCGTCGGCTCGATCATCAGGGTGCCGGGCACGGGGAAACTCATGGTGGGGGCGTGGAAGCCGTAGTCCATCAGGCGCTTGGCGATGTCTTCCTCGGTGATGCCGCTGGCCTGCTTCAGGGGGCGAATATCCACGATGCACTCGTGGGCCACGCGGCCATTCCGGCCCGTGTACAGCACTGGGTACGCGCCGCTGAGCTTTGCGGCAATGTAGTTGGCGTTCAGCAGCGCCACCTGGGTGGACTTCTTCAGCCCGGCGGGGCCAAGCAGGCGGATATACAGGTACGAGATGGGCAGAATGCTCGCGCTGCCGTAGGGCGCGGCGCTGACGGCTCCGGTCTGGCTCTGGCCCGTGGGCCGGACCTCATGGTTGGGCAAGAAGGGCGTGAGGTGGGCCTTGACGCCGATCGGCCCCATGCCCGGGCCACCGCCCCCGTGAGGAATGGCGAAGGTCTTGTGCAGGTTGAGGTGCGACACGTCGCTGCCGATCAGCCCCGGCTTGGCGAGGCCCACCATCGCGTTCATGTTCGCGCCGTCGAGGTACACCTGCCCGCCGTGCGCGTGGACGATCTCGCAGACCTCCGTGACGTGTTCCTCATAGACGCCGTGGGTGCTGGGGTAGGTGATCATCAGCGCGCCCAGGTTCGCGGAGTGCTTTTGCGCCTGGGCCTTGAGGTCGTCCAGGTCAATGTTGCCGTTCGCGTCGGTCTTGACCACCACCACCTGCATGCCCAGCATGGCGGCGCTGGCGGGGTTGGTGCCGTGCGCGGAGGCGGGAATCAGGCAGACGGTGCGGTGGCCCTCGCCCCGGGCCTCGTGGTACTTGCGGATGGTCAGCAGGCCCGCGTACTCGCCCTGTGCGCCGCTGTTGGGCTGGAGAGATACGGCGTCGTAGCCGGTGATGTCGGCCAGCCACGCTTCCAGTTCCGCGAGCATCTGCGCGTAGCCTTCCGTCTGATCGGCGGGCGCGAAGGGGTGCAGGCTGCCGAACTCGGGCCACGTCACGGGAATCATCTCGGCGGTGGCATTGAGCTTCATGGTGCAGGAGCCGAGGGGAATCATGCCGTGGACCAGGCTGTAATCCTTGTTCTCCAGCCCCTTGAGGTAGCGCAGCATGGCGTGTTCCGAATGGTGCGTGTTGAAGACGGGGTGAGTGAGGTAGGGGGAGGTGCGCGCCAGATGAGAGGGGATACCTCCGGTGGCATAGCCGTCCAGGGCCAGCACGTCCGCCGCCTGCCCGGTGATGGCCTCAATCACGTCTGCGAGGTCCGTCACTGTAACCGTCTCGTCCAGGCTCACGCCAATCCGGTTGTCCCCATAACGGAAGTTGATGCCCTTTGCCTCGGCGCGGGGGCTGATCTCGCCCACATGGCCCCCGAAGGTAAGGGTGTCGAAAAACGTGCTGTTCGGCGTCAGGCCTGCGTCGATCAGCGCCTTGTGCAGAATGCCCGTCATGCGCTGGACGCGCTCTGCAATCCGCTGTATGCCCTGCGCGCCGTGGTATACGGTATACGCCGCTGCCATATTCGCCAGCAGCGCCTGAGCGGTGCAGATGTTGCTCGTTGCCTTCTCGCGCCGGATATGCTGCTCGCGGGTCTGCATCGCCATCCGCAGGGCCGTTTTGCCGCGCACGTCTTTGCTCACACCGATCACGCGGCCCGGCATGGAGCGCTGATACTCGTTGCGGCAGGCCAGGAAGGCG is a genomic window containing:
- the gcvP gene encoding aminomethyl-transferring glycine dehydrogenase; this translates as MRPLTDLLNTNDFTHRHIGPSDAEQAEMLCALGVSSLDELTATTLPESIRFEGQLNVGGPVTEAQALADLKAVAEKNRVFRSYIGMGYSGTLTPNVILRNMLENPGWYTAYTPYQAEISQGRLEMLLNFQQMVMDLTGMPVSNASLLDEATAAAEAMTLAKRQVKSKGSVFYVAEDVHPQTLDVVRTRAEYFGYSVVTGQANGELPEGTFAALVQTPGTYGDLHDLSPIAERIHAAQGALIVATDLLACALLTPPGEQGADIVIGSAQRFGVPMGFGGPHAAFLACRNEYQRSMPGRVIGVSKDVRGKTALRMAMQTREQHIRREKATSNICTAQALLANMAAAYTVYHGAQGIQRIAERVQRMTGILHKALIDAGLTPNSTFFDTLTFGGHVGEISPRAEAKGINFRYGDNRIGVSLDETVTVTDLADVIEAITGQAADVLALDGYATGGIPSHLARTSPYLTHPVFNTHHSEHAMLRYLKGLENKDYSLVHGMIPLGSCTMKLNATAEMIPVTWPEFGSLHPFAPADQTEGYAQMLAELEAWLADITGYDAVSLQPNSGAQGEYAGLLTIRKYHEARGEGHRTVCLIPASAHGTNPASAAMLGMQVVVVKTDANGNIDLDDLKAQAQKHSANLGALMITYPSTHGVYEEHVTEVCEIVHAHGGQVYLDGANMNAMVGLAKPGLIGSDVSHLNLHKTFAIPHGGGGPGMGPIGVKAHLTPFLPNHEVRPTGQSQTGAVSAAPYGSASILPISYLYIRLLGPAGLKKSTQVALLNANYIAAKLSGAYPVLYTGRNGRVAHECIVDIRPLKQASGITEEDIAKRLMDYGFHAPTMSFPVPGTLMIEPTESEPKEELDRFIDAMLHIRREIQEVQDGLLKAEDSPLRHAPHTQDDLMGGEWNRAYSRETAAFPTRAQKSWKYWPAVNRVDNVYGDRNFVCSCPPVEEYAEFEFSE